In Desulfurispora thermophila DSM 16022, the genomic window GGTCAACCGATTTCTTAATCCAGATGGGAGTGGAGCAGTCCACAAAGCACTCGCTGCAATAGCACATCGGGCAGGCATTGCGGCAAGCATAGCAGCGGATGCACTTGCTGAACTCCTCGGTCAGTCTGGCCTTGCGCTCGGCGGGGGAGAGAGCCTCAAAAGCCTTCACATCGGCAAAGTCATCCGCCTGCCGCGGCTTAACCGGCTCGCCCAGCAGCACATCATAGATTACCGGATTGCCATACTGGCAGGTTTTACAGGTATCGTGCAATACATCGACCAGGGCAACTTGTTTTTCACCAGCCGCGGTTTTCAAGGTAACCGCTTCGCCCTGCACTTCGGCGGCCAGCAAATCCTTGCCATCCAGCAGAGCATCGATTTTTACCCGGTCAATCATGCCCTGGCAGGGCACACCGATGATATACAGGTTGTCGCGCTTGATCTGGTTTTCCTGCAGTAGCACCACAATCGCGCGCGTGTCACATCCTTTGGCCACCACGGCCACCTTTTCATCCCGCTGGCGCAGGTAATTGGCCAGGTTGTTTTCGCATCCGGCATCAAAAACCAGCTTTGCTGCATCTTCTGGTTTGCGGATAAAGCATGGTGTGCTGCGCAACGGCAGGCTACCGGAAGCAAAGCCGATCACCAGGTCTACCGTCTTTTCTTCCAGCAGCTTCCTGGCTGTCTCCCGGATGGCAGCTGCTAGCTCTTGCATCCACAACACCCCGTTTCTGTCGCCGCCAATCCCTTATTGGGGCCCAGTTCTTTGACTTTTTCGGTTACAGCCTTGACAACTTCGGCAAACCGTCCACCTTCCGCAGCGGACACCCAGGAGAAGTTTACCCGGCCTTCTTCCACGCCCATATATTCCATGAGGTTCTTGAGCAGGGCAAATTTACGGCGGGCCACTAAATTGCCACTAACATAGTGGCAGTCACCGGGGTGTCACCCGGAGGTCAACACGCCATCGGCACCGTTCTTGATAGCAGACATAATGAACAGCGGGTTGATCCGGCCCGAGCAAGGGACCCGGACCACCCGGATGTTGGGCGGATATTGAATCCGGCTGACACCGGCCAGGTCGGCTCCGGCATAGCTGCACCAGTTACACAGAAAGGCAATGATTTTTGGTTCCCATGCCATTTACTTCTTCCCTCCCCTGTCACTACAGTGCATTGATCATGGCCATAATTTGCTCGTTGGTACATCCTTTCACGTTGAGCGCTCCACAACGGCAGGAGGAAGCGCAAGCACCGCAGCCCTTGCACAACGCCTCGTTCACCACGGCCACTTTTTCCTGCAAATCAACCGTGATGGCTTTGGCCGGGCATACCGACTCACAGGTCCCGCAAGCAGTGCATTTCTTCTTATTAACGAAAGCACTCTTGCCTTCCACTTCGATGGATTCTTTGGCCAGTACGGTGCAGGCGCGGGCTACGGCCGCCTTGGCCTGGGAAATGTTTTCCTCCAGGTTCTTGGGCCCGTGGGCCAAACCGCACATAAACACGCCGTCTGTGCCGAAATCCACCGGTCTGAGCTTCATGTGCGCTTCCAGGAAGAAGCCATCGGCATTGAGGGGCACCTTGAAGAATTTGGACAGTTTGCTGTTGTCGGTAGCCACAACGGCAGCTGCCAGCCCCACCACATCGGCTTCAATCACCACGGGCAGGCCCAGTACATGATCGGTTACCGTGACCTTGGCCTTGTCGCCGGCCGCTTCCACCACAGGTTTGTTATTAACCGAATAACGGATGAACACTATGCCCTTGCGCCGGGCTTCCGTGTACATTTCTTCGTAGAAACCATAGGTTCTGATGTCCCGGTACAGGATGAAGACATTGGCTGCTGGATTGGCTTCTTTAATCTTCAAGGCTTGTTTGATGGACTTGGTGCAGCAAATCCGGCTGCAGTACGGCCGCTCAGCGTCGCGAGAACCGACGCACTGAATGAAAACAAAGTTCTGCTTGCCGTCCAGTTTACCCTCAGCCAGATCGGCCTC contains:
- a CDS encoding Coenzyme F420 hydrogenase/dehydrogenase, beta subunit C-terminal domain, whose product is MQELAAAIRETARKLLEEKTVDLVIGFASGSLPLRSTPCFIRKPEDAAKLVFDAGCENNLANYLRQRDEKVAVVAKGCDTRAIVVLLQENQIKRDNLYIIGVPCQGMIDRVKIDALLDGKDLLAAEVQGEAVTLKTAAGEKQVALVDVLHDTCKTCQYGNPVIYDVLLGEPVKPRQADDFADVKAFEALSPAERKARLTEEFSKCIRCYACRNACPMCYCSECFVDCSTPIWIKKSVDPADNMMFQAVRVFHLAGRCADCGACDRACPMGLNLRTMTRKLVMDVKELFGYEAGVNLDAKPALSEFAFDDPQPFLVKE
- a CDS encoding hydrogenase iron-sulfur subunit, which codes for MAWEPKIIAFLCNWCSYAGADLAGVSRIQYPPNIRVVRVPCSGRINPLFIMSAIKNGADGVLTSGUHPGDCHYVSGNLVARRKFALLKNLMEYMGVEEGRVNFSWVSAAEGGRFAEVVKAVTEKVKELGPNKGLAATETGCCGCKS